The following is a genomic window from Methanoplanus sp. FWC-SCC4.
GTCCCGCGTTGAATTCGGTGGCTATTGTTGGCAGTGATATGTTCAGTGCTGTGCCGTCAAGAAGTTCAATTGCTGTTGCAAGAGAAAGAACGGTCAGGACAGACCAGTACCCTTTAAGGCTGTTTTTCATTTTGTATTGATTTTGAAGTTACTGTATGCCTCTCCAAGATCTTCGGGGAGTGTAAGTATGACAGGTTCCATGTGGAGGCGCTCCATAAATGCGGTGTCGGAAGTACACGCACGATTGGGATTTATCCGTGCAATAAAAGAACAAAATGCCCTGAATCCTTTATTTTTGTTTTTAGGTGTTCCTGTGTACAATGAAAAATTGAATGCATAATGACCTAAGTAATTGTAAAAATCAATTATATTTTTCATTCCTTTTGAGATTAGATCAATATAAGACTCAAGTTCATCCAGTGTTGAAAACGGCATATATCCTCTTATCTCTTTTTCTCCCAGTGGAACCGGGTTTGCGGCCCAGATTATTTCACTGCCTGCTATAAAACGTGAAGATTTCATTTCTGTATGTATTAGTTCATCCCAGTAGTTTTTGCCTTTTTCCTGATAGTATTTGTATGAATTTGTGATGTATTTTTCAGTTAGGTTTGAAGGGGTGTAATCAGATATTCCCTGCATATGCGGGTGAAGCATGCTTGCGCCTGCTGAAGGGAGAAAGTTCCAGTTGA
Proteins encoded in this region:
- a CDS encoding galactose-1-phosphate uridylyltransferase — its product is MTDRGIYSFSEIQTNSGIVQYRTENLTGIKCRISPERIKRNIDNPDFSKYNNEPCPFCPENVLINTPVFKDGTRIQKGESITFPNLFPFARKHVVTVITKDHNVRTFSKKQIEDAIDGQYRALINETGYSSINWNFLPSAGASMLHPHMQGISDYTPSNLTEKYITNSYKYYQEKGKNYWDELIHTEMKSSRFIAGSEIIWAANPVPLGEKEIRGYMPFSTLDELESYIDLISKGMKNIIDFYNYLGHYAFNFSLYTGTPKNKNKGFRAFCSFIARINPNRACTSDTAFMERLHMEPVILTLPEDLGEAYSNFKINTK